TAAAATCTACGTATTTAAACGCCTTGACTCAAATTTATTCAAATGATTCCACAATATAACAATCTTATTGTTTTTTTTGCCAATAATATCTCAGCAAAAATCAGCCTGGAGGCAAACTTTGTTGACTTCAAGGCATACTTTCTTTCCATCCTCTCATAAACTAGTATTTCAGAATTGTTGTGCTTAAGGCGTTGGCATATAGTTCGTTAATGACAAATTGGTCAGTTTGTGCCAGCAGTAGTGCGTCAAAATGGCGTGAACATTGGTGTTTTTGCTGACATTATGGCCTATATGCGCTTGTGGTTCTGGATTTGTTACCATCAATACGAGCAAAAAAAAGTGACATGAATCTGAATCAATTTACTATAAAATCGCAGGATGCTATTCAGCATGCGATAGAAATAGCATCCGGTTCAAACCGCCAGGCGGTTGAACCAGGACACCTGCTAAGTGCATTGATCAGCACTGAGGAAAGTCTTATGGATTTCCTGTTCCGTAAAACAGGAATTGGCAATATCAATCCTATACTGGATAAGATATTGGAATCCTATCCAAGAGTCAGTGGAGGTGAACCATTTCTAAGTCGTGATACCAGTGATGCCTTGCAAAGAGCTGTCGCAAAGGCAAGAGAAATGGGGGATACCTATGCCTCCATTGAACATATTGTCCTTGGAATACTTGGAGGAAAGGATTCTGTAGCCAAAATGCTGAAAGATGCAGGAGGCAATGAGTCTGCCATGCTCAAAGCAATTGAGCAACTTCGTAAAGGAAGTCGTGCAGACAGTCCTACTGCCGAGGACAGATATAACGCGTTGAACAGGTTTGCTATCAACCTAAATGACAGGGCACGTTCCGGGAAACTTGATCCGGTGATTGGAAGGGACGAGGAGATCAGGCGGGTTTTGCAAATCCTGTCAAGGAGAACCAAGAACAACCCTATACTGCTAGGGGAACCAGGTGTGGGTAAAACTGCTATTGCTGAGGGTCTGGCTCACAGAATAGTTAACGGAGACGTGCCGGAAAACCTGAAAACCAAGGAGATTTACTCTCTGGATATGGGAGCCCTTATTGCTGGTGCCAAGTACAAGGGAGAGTTTGAGGAAAGACTTAAAGCCGTAGTAAGAGAAGTAATCAACAGTGAAGGACAGGTTATCCTCTTTATTGATGAAATCCATACCTTGGTTGGAGCCGGTAAGAGTGAGGGAGCCATGGATGCTGCAAATATATTGAAACCGGCTTTGGCAAGGGGCGAACTTCGTGCAATAGGAGCTACAACCTTAAATGAGTATCAGAAATATTTCGAAAAGGATAAAGCACTAGAACGTCGTTTCCAAATAGTGATGGTTGATGAGCCTGATGTGCTTTCGTCAATATCAATACTACGTGGACTTAAGGAAAGATATGAGAACCACCATAAGGTTAGGATTAGGGATGAAGCGGTGATTGCTGCAGTGGAACTATCCAAAAGGTATATTTCTGACAGATACCTGCCTGATAAGGCGATAGATCTTATGGATGAGGCAGCTTCCCGACTGAGACTTGAGATGAATTCAGTGCCTGAAGAAATTGATGAAGCCGAACGCAATATCAAACAGCTTGAAATAGAGCGGGAAGCCCTTAAACGAGAGGGAAATACCGAAAAAATTCAGGCCCTGTCTAAGGATATTGCAGAACTCAGGGAAAGGTGTTCTGCAATGCGTTCTAAATGGGAGGAAGAAAAGTCCGTTATCGAAGGCATTCAAAAGCTGAAGTCAGACATAGAGACCTATAAGTTTGAAGCTCAGAAAGCCGAGAGGGAAGGACTCTATGATAAGGTAGCCGAACTAAGATATGGTAAGATCAGGAATGCCGAGACAGAGATTGAAAACCTGAAAAAGAAACTTACTGAAAAGCAGGCTGACAATCCTATGGTAAAGGAAGAGGTTGATGCAGAAGATATCGCTCAGGTTGTCAGTAAGTGGACCGGTATTCCGGTAAGCAGGATGCTAAAGAGTGAAAGGCAGAAGCTGCTTCAGATAGAGGATGAACTGCACAAACGTGTTGTTGGTCAGCATGAAGCAGTATCTGCCGTGGCAAATGCAGTGAGACGCTCAAGGGCAGGTCTTCAGGATGCAAAACGTCCTATAGGTTCCTTTATCTTCCTTGGTACTACCGGTGTAGGAAAGAGTGAGCTAGCCAAAGCCCTGGCTGCCTTCCTGTTTGATGATGAGAACCTGATGACTCGTATCGATATGTCCGAGTATCAGGAAAGACACTCTGTCTCCAGACTTGTAGGAGCTCCTCCAGGCTATATTGGCTATGATGAAGGTGGTCAGCTTACAGAAGCTGTCAGGAGAAAGCCATACTCAGTAATACTGCTTGATGAGATCGAAAAGGCCCATCCTGATGTATTTAACATACTGCTTCAGGTACTGGATGACGGACGCTTGACTGATAATAAGGGCAGGACAGTGGACTTCAAGAATACGATTGTTATAATGACATCCAACATAGGGTCCTCAATCCTACAAAATAGCCTTGAAGCAAGCGAAGGAAAGGGAGTAAGTCCGGAAGCCCATCGTCAGGTAAGGGAACTGCTTAAAGGAACAATTTCACCTGAGTTTCTAAACAGGATTGATGAGATAATAATCTTTGACCCCTTGACAGAAGACGAAATTGTTGAAGTAACCAGACTGCAGCTTGACAGGGTAAAAAAGATGCTGGCTGCACAGGGTTTCGAATTTAATGTTAGCGAAGGAGCACTTAGATGGTTAGCAAAGATGGGGTTTGATCCAATTTATGGAGCAAGACCTATAAAAAGGGCAATCCAAACCCATCTTGTAAACAAGCTGGCTGAAATGCTTCTTGCCGGTAAGCTGGATAAGGAAAAACCGATATTGATAAATGCAGGTGATGAAGGACTAGAATTTTCTGTTAATTAACTTGGTTTGATAAAAATAATTATTTGCTGAAATCGAATACCTTATCCAGTTTCATAAGGCTAAGCAAGCTAAAAACTTCCTTGTTAACATTAGCCAGCTGGAAATTGCCGTTATTTTCACGAGCTGCTTTAAGTGCTGAAATCAACACCCCAATCCCTGTACTGTCAATAAAGCGGATGTTTTGAAAATCTAAAACCAGATTGTACCCGCAATTGACCAACTGTTCAGATAATTGCTCCTTTATTGTAGCAGCAATAGTCACATTCAGTCTATCTGTCCCCTCAATAGTTGATCGCCAAAGATTATCGCCAACTCTTTCTGTTTTTAACATGACAATTATTTTTCTAATAAACTTCTTAGTTCATTGCATGCAATATTGCACTTCAACTCAAATCTCTGAATGATTGTCTTCATAACCTCAATATCCTTGTTTTGCTCGACCCACTCGATCTTTTCATCAGGATAACTATCGAGATTATATCTTAACACCCTTAACTCCTCCTCTTCCTTCTCATTAAGACTATCGGTGCTTGTCAATTCATCAATCCTGAAGCTCTTTGCTATCAGCTCAAGGTTTTTTAGGTCAACATTCCCAAGGTTGTTCATTCCCATTGAAACAACTGAAGATTTGGCTTTATGTGCTATACCAGCCAATGCACGCCAGTCTTTCTGTTCAAGACCATTCCTTAACCCCTCAGTAAATTCAGGAATCTGATCAATAAATATATTAATCAGCTCCTCAATTATCTCTTTATCTCCATCAGCAATGCTTTCAAGATAGGTGAGGTCAACTTCCTTAAATTCCAATGACATGTTGCTGGCGTTTAACATTCTTTATACAAAAGTAAAGCAAATCCGGAACAATGCAACAATCGTTGAAAAATTCGACAATTTGCTTACCTTTAAACCACAAAAATAATACATTCGTTGAATTATTCTCCTAATAATAGTGAAAAAGCATTTAATATTTTAATACATTTTTTTCTTTCTTTTGACTGATTTGATATGCAGAAGACGGTTTTATATGACAGACATATAGCACTCGGGGCAAAAATGACCGAATTTGCAGGTTTTACAATGCCGGTTGAGTATACAGGAATTAACGCAGAACATATGGCAGTTAGGGAAGCAGCAGGTATGTTTGATGTTTCCCACATGGGTGAATTCAGAGTAAGAGGTAAAAATGCTCTGGCATTTTTACAACATATATGCAGCAATGATATCTCACAATTGAAACCAGGCAGGGCGCAATACAACTGCCTTCCAAATGAAAGCGGAGGGATAGTCGACGACCTGATAGTCTATATGATTGCCGAAAATGATTATCTGGCTGTTGTAAATGCAGGAAATATTGAAAAAGATTGGAACTGGTTTGAAAGTCACAATAAGGTAGGAGCAGAACTTGAAAATGCAAGCAATGACTATGCATTGCTTGCAGTTCAGGGCCCTCGTGCAACCTCCATCCTACAGAGAATCAGTTCTCCGGATTTGTCATCAATTCCATATTATTCCTTTGCATTCGGAAACCTAAATGGAATAGATAATGTGATCTTTTCAAATACTGGTTATACAGGTTCCGGGGGATTCGAGCTTTATCTTAAGACAGAAGATGCCAGCAAGGCCTGGGATATGATACTGGATGCCGGTAAGCCTGAAGGCTTGATACCGGCAGGACTGGGTGCCAGGGATACCCTACGTCTTGAAATGGGATTCTGCCTGTATGGCAATGATATTAGTGATACTACATCGCCTCTGGAAGGAGGATTGGCCTGGATTACCAAGTTTGTGTCAGGTAAGGACTTCATAGGCAGAGGCGCTCTTGAATATCAGAAGGCCAAAGGTGTCGACCGCAGACTGAAAGGTTTTGTTCTTGAAGAAAGGGGCATACCCCGTACTCACTATGAATTGGTTGATGAGCATGGTGAGCAGATAGGTGAGGTCACATCGGGAACTATGTCCCCCATACTTAGAAAGGGTATAGGATTGGGGTACCTGAAACGAGGATACTGGGACGACGGTAGTGTGATTTATGTCAATATCAGGGGCAAACTGCTTCGTGCTGTTGTTACAAAAACACCGTTCATTTAGACAGTTACACCCCTGGTTTGGGCAGTCCAACTGCATTCAAATTGAAGTCAGATATTACTTATTTGTGATTTTTTATTTCCGTAGATATCTTTTTTATTTCAGTTTGTAACAACGGAAATATAATTTGTTTTAATTTTGTGCCCTCAACCAGAGATACTACAACCTAATACAAAAGTTCTCATGAAGAAACACAATTTTTCTGCCGGGCCGTCAGTCCTACCTGAATTTACAATAAAGAAGACTGCTGAAGCAGTATTGGATTTTGCCGGAACCGGATTGTCAGTGATGGAGGTATCGCACCGTGACAAGGAGTTTATGGCTGTTATGGATCAGGCAAGGGATCTGTTCAAGGAAATACTTGATATTCCATCGGGATATGAAGTTGTCTTCCTTGGTGGAGGTGCAAGCATGCAGTTCTGTATGGTTCCATACAACCTACTCAACAAGAAGGCAGCATATCTTAACACAGGTACATGGGCATCGAAAGCTTTGAAAGAAGCTAAATTCTTCGGTGAGGTTGTTGAAGTAGCATCATCAAAAGACGAGAATTTCTCTTACATACCCAAGAACTATGAAGTTCCAGCCGATGCGGATTATTTCCATATCACAACCAACAACACCATTTTTGGTACCGAGATACGCAAGGATTTGGATGTAAAAGTTCCCCTTGTAGCAGATATGTCTTCGGATATATTCTCTCGTCCGGTTGACGTGTCAAAGTATGCTATCATCTATGGCGGTGCTCAGAAGAATCTGGCTCCTGCAGGTGTTACCTTTGCCGTTATAAGGGAAGATGTACTTGGTAAAGTTGATCGTCCAATTCCAACAATGCTGAACTACAAGACTCATATAGAGAACGGTTCAATGTTTAATACACCTCCGGTACTGCCAGTATTTGCAGCATTGCAAACACTTATCTGGCTGAAGGAACAAGGCGGTGTAAAGGAAATGGAAAAGCGCAATATCAGGAAGGCCACAATGCTTTACGATGAGATTGAACGTAACAAACTGTTCAAATCTACCGTGAAGTACGAAGAAGACCGCTCAATAATGAACATCTGCTTCGTGATGGCTGACGAGTACAAAGAACTTGAAGCTGACTTCAGGACTTTTGCTTCTTCCCGTGGCATGGTAGGTATCAAGGGACACCGTTCGGTTGGCGGTTTCAGGGCCTCGTGCTACAATGCCCTCCCCGAAGAAAGTGTTAAAGCCTTGATAGATACAATGAGAGAATTTGAAAAGAATCATTAAAAAATATATATTTGAAGGCTTCTAAAAGGGAGGATATGAGGGATAACCGCAGCCTCCCTTTTCTGTTTAATTTTTGGTTGGTTCAATTACAGGTAATAAAACGGAAATAATGAAAAAAATACTGGTAGCAACAGAAAAGCCCTTTTCAAAAGTTGCCGTAGACAAGATTCGGGCCGTTGTAGAAGGCTCGGGAAACCAACTTGTACTTTGTGAGAAGTATAAGACAGAAGAAGAACTGCTTGCAGCTGTAGCAGACGTTGATGCACTTATTATCAGGTCGGATATTGTCAATGACCGTGTAGTCGAGGCTGCCAAGAATCTTAAGATCGTTGTTCGTGCCGGTGCTGGTTATGACAATGTTGATCTTCAGGCATGTAGTGCAAAGGGTATTGTAGTTATGAATACCCCGGGTCAAAACGCCAATGCAGTTGCCGAACTTGTATTTGGTCTGCTTATATTCTCATTACGCAAGCACTTTAATGGTAGTTCCGGATCTGAATTGCGTGGAAATAATATTGGTATCCATGCTTATGGTAACATAGGTCGCTATGTTGCAAAGATTGCAGCCGGTTTTGGAATGAACGTTTACGCCTATGACCCCTTTGTTCCTGCTGAACAGATGAAGGAAGAAGGAGTTATTCCTGTTTCAAGTGTTGAGGAGCTATACAAAACCTGTCGTATAGTATCTTTGCATATTCCTGCTACTGAGCAGACTAAGAGGTCTGTTAACAAGGCTTTGTTGTCACTTATGCCGGAAGGTGCAATACTTGTAAATACAGCACGTAAGGAAGTAATCAATGAAGAGGAATTGGTGGAAGTAATGGAAAAACGCCCTGATTTCATTTACCTGTCGGACATTGTTCCAGGAAATGTGGACCATTTCAAGGGTGAGTTTGAAGGTCGTTATTTCTTTACCGCCAAGAAGATGGGAGCCCAGACCGAAGAGGCTAATGTCAACGCCGGTGTTGCTGCAGCTAATCAAATTGTTAAGTATTTTGCAACAGGGGACGAGACTTTCAGAGTTAATCCCTGATATTTTACTGATTACTTAGACTAAACCCAATACTATGGCAATAGTAAAGCCTTTTAAAGGTTTGCGTCCGCCTGCAGATATTGCAAAAGACCTGTCCTGTCTGCCTTATGATGTAATGAATTCAAAGGAGGCGGCACAGATGGCAGCTGGAAAACCATGTTCTCTGCTTCATATCACCAGATCGGAAATTGATTGCAGAGAAGGTATAGATATCCATTCATCTGAAGTGTACGAGAAGTCAGTAGAAAACTTCGGCTCCTTTATTGAAAAAGGATGGCTTGTTCAGGATGATGAAGAGCATTACTATATCTATGCTCAGACTATGAACGGTCGCACACAATATGGAATTGTCGGTTGTGCTGCCTGCAAGGATTATTTTGACGGTGTAATCAAAAAGCATGAGCTTACAAGGCCCGACAAGGAAGATGACCGTATGGTACATATTCGTGTCAACAATGCTAATCTAGAGCCCGTATTCTTTTCATATAAGACAGTTCCTGAGATTGATCAGATTGTTGATAATATTGTCAAAAATCAGGCACCTGAATATGACTTTGTTACTGAGGATGGTTTCGGTCATCAATTTTGGGTAGTCCGGGAAAAGGAGACAAACCAAAGAATTGAGAAACTTTTTGCCGAGAAAGTACCCTGTACCTACGTTGCTGACGGGCACCATCGTACTGCTGCAGCATCCAGAATAGGTAAAGAGAAGATGGATTCTAATCCTCATCATACAGGAGATGAGGAATACAACTTCTTCATGGCAGTGCACTTCCCTGATAACCAGCTGGCTATTATTGATTACAACAGGGTAGTAAGGGATCTCAACGGTCTTGGTGAGACTGATTTCATGCTCGCATTGGGACGTTATTTTGAGGTTTCCCTTATGGGAACCGAAATATACAAGCCACAGGCCCTGCATGAGTTCGGTATGTATATATCCGGTAAATGGTACAAGCTTATTGCCAGAAAGGGGACTTATGATGATGAGGATCCAATCGGAGGACTAGATGTAACAATTCTTTCTAAGCAAGTATTCGACAAGATACTTGGCATCACTGACCTGAGAACTACTGACAGGGTTGACTTTGTTGGTGGTATCCGGGGGCTGGGAGAACTAAAGAGAAGGGTGGACTCAGGTGAGATGAAAGTTGCCTTTGCGCTCTATCCGGTCTCGATGCAACAGCTTATAAGAATTGCAGACAGTGGCAATATAATGCCGCCAAAAACAACGTGGTTTGAACCAAAACTAAGATCAGGTCTGGTTATTCACCTTTTGTCCTGATTTGTTTCATATATTTCCCTGAATAGGGAGAAAGGCCCGTATCCCGGGTCTTTCTTGTTTGAATTAGGTAATTTTGAAAGGAGGAAGAAATGCTTGCGGAAAATTTTGATTTTGTGAAAAGGGATATCCCGGGGCATGTCAAACTGATTGCCGTTTCAAAGACCCATCCTGCTGAGACTGTCAGGGAGGCATATGATTTAGGTCAGAGAGTTTTCGGCGAGAACAAGGTTCAGGAACTTGTATCCAAGGCAGAGCAACTGCCTTCGGATATTGAATGGCATATGATTGGACATATGCAGTCCAATAAGATCAAATACATATCCCGTTTTGTTAGTCTAATTCATGGTGTAGACTCTGAAGGCCTGCTTCACAAGATCAACAATGAAGGGAGGAAGATAAACAGGGTGATTCCCTGTCTGCTTCAGGTATACATTGCAGAGGAGGAGACCAAGTTTGGTTTTTCACCGGAAGAGCTTCGCATACTGCATGGAGAGGGGGTGACTAGTGAACTGCCTTTTGTTGAAATATGCGGTTTGATGGGAATGGCAACGTTTACAGATGATTTTAATCAGGTAAGGAAGGAGTTCAGATTATTATATTCGCTTTTCACAGAACTCAAGGCAGGCTACTACAAGGATAAGCCATCTTTCAGGGAGATTAGTATGGGTATGTCGAATGACTACAAAATTGCAATTGAAGAGGGCAGCACTATGGTGAGAATTGGAAGCGCCTTGTTTGG
The genomic region above belongs to Xiashengella succiniciproducens and contains:
- a CDS encoding Hpt domain-containing protein, with the protein product MSLEFKEVDLTYLESIADGDKEIIEELINIFIDQIPEFTEGLRNGLEQKDWRALAGIAHKAKSSVVSMGMNNLGNVDLKNLELIAKSFRIDELTSTDSLNEKEEEELRVLRYNLDSYPDEKIEWVEQNKDIEVMKTIIQRFELKCNIACNELRSLLEK
- a CDS encoding DUF1015 domain-containing protein, with amino-acid sequence MAIVKPFKGLRPPADIAKDLSCLPYDVMNSKEAAQMAAGKPCSLLHITRSEIDCREGIDIHSSEVYEKSVENFGSFIEKGWLVQDDEEHYYIYAQTMNGRTQYGIVGCAACKDYFDGVIKKHELTRPDKEDDRMVHIRVNNANLEPVFFSYKTVPEIDQIVDNIVKNQAPEYDFVTEDGFGHQFWVVREKETNQRIEKLFAEKVPCTYVADGHHRTAAASRIGKEKMDSNPHHTGDEEYNFFMAVHFPDNQLAIIDYNRVVRDLNGLGETDFMLALGRYFEVSLMGTEIYKPQALHEFGMYISGKWYKLIARKGTYDDEDPIGGLDVTILSKQVFDKILGITDLRTTDRVDFVGGIRGLGELKRRVDSGEMKVAFALYPVSMQQLIRIADSGNIMPPKTTWFEPKLRSGLVIHLLS
- a CDS encoding YggS family pyridoxal phosphate-dependent enzyme, with the protein product MLAENFDFVKRDIPGHVKLIAVSKTHPAETVREAYDLGQRVFGENKVQELVSKAEQLPSDIEWHMIGHMQSNKIKYISRFVSLIHGVDSEGLLHKINNEGRKINRVIPCLLQVYIAEEETKFGFSPEELRILHGEGVTSELPFVEICGLMGMATFTDDFNQVRKEFRLLYSLFTELKAGYYKDKPSFREISMGMSNDYKIAIEEGSTMVRIGSALFGDRNYSK
- the gcvT gene encoding glycine cleavage system aminomethyltransferase GcvT gives rise to the protein MQKTVLYDRHIALGAKMTEFAGFTMPVEYTGINAEHMAVREAAGMFDVSHMGEFRVRGKNALAFLQHICSNDISQLKPGRAQYNCLPNESGGIVDDLIVYMIAENDYLAVVNAGNIEKDWNWFESHNKVGAELENASNDYALLAVQGPRATSILQRISSPDLSSIPYYSFAFGNLNGIDNVIFSNTGYTGSGGFELYLKTEDASKAWDMILDAGKPEGLIPAGLGARDTLRLEMGFCLYGNDISDTTSPLEGGLAWITKFVSGKDFIGRGALEYQKAKGVDRRLKGFVLEERGIPRTHYELVDEHGEQIGEVTSGTMSPILRKGIGLGYLKRGYWDDGSVIYVNIRGKLLRAVVTKTPFI
- a CDS encoding STAS domain-containing protein — translated: MLKTERVGDNLWRSTIEGTDRLNVTIAATIKEQLSEQLVNCGYNLVLDFQNIRFIDSTGIGVLISALKAARENNGNFQLANVNKEVFSLLSLMKLDKVFDFSK
- the serC gene encoding 3-phosphoserine/phosphohydroxythreonine transaminase, whose protein sequence is MKKHNFSAGPSVLPEFTIKKTAEAVLDFAGTGLSVMEVSHRDKEFMAVMDQARDLFKEILDIPSGYEVVFLGGGASMQFCMVPYNLLNKKAAYLNTGTWASKALKEAKFFGEVVEVASSKDENFSYIPKNYEVPADADYFHITTNNTIFGTEIRKDLDVKVPLVADMSSDIFSRPVDVSKYAIIYGGAQKNLAPAGVTFAVIREDVLGKVDRPIPTMLNYKTHIENGSMFNTPPVLPVFAALQTLIWLKEQGGVKEMEKRNIRKATMLYDEIERNKLFKSTVKYEEDRSIMNICFVMADEYKELEADFRTFASSRGMVGIKGHRSVGGFRASCYNALPEESVKALIDTMREFEKNH
- a CDS encoding NAD(P)-dependent oxidoreductase; the encoded protein is MKKILVATEKPFSKVAVDKIRAVVEGSGNQLVLCEKYKTEEELLAAVADVDALIIRSDIVNDRVVEAAKNLKIVVRAGAGYDNVDLQACSAKGIVVMNTPGQNANAVAELVFGLLIFSLRKHFNGSSGSELRGNNIGIHAYGNIGRYVAKIAAGFGMNVYAYDPFVPAEQMKEEGVIPVSSVEELYKTCRIVSLHIPATEQTKRSVNKALLSLMPEGAILVNTARKEVINEEELVEVMEKRPDFIYLSDIVPGNVDHFKGEFEGRYFFTAKKMGAQTEEANVNAGVAAANQIVKYFATGDETFRVNP
- the clpB gene encoding ATP-dependent chaperone ClpB: MNLNQFTIKSQDAIQHAIEIASGSNRQAVEPGHLLSALISTEESLMDFLFRKTGIGNINPILDKILESYPRVSGGEPFLSRDTSDALQRAVAKAREMGDTYASIEHIVLGILGGKDSVAKMLKDAGGNESAMLKAIEQLRKGSRADSPTAEDRYNALNRFAINLNDRARSGKLDPVIGRDEEIRRVLQILSRRTKNNPILLGEPGVGKTAIAEGLAHRIVNGDVPENLKTKEIYSLDMGALIAGAKYKGEFEERLKAVVREVINSEGQVILFIDEIHTLVGAGKSEGAMDAANILKPALARGELRAIGATTLNEYQKYFEKDKALERRFQIVMVDEPDVLSSISILRGLKERYENHHKVRIRDEAVIAAVELSKRYISDRYLPDKAIDLMDEAASRLRLEMNSVPEEIDEAERNIKQLEIEREALKREGNTEKIQALSKDIAELRERCSAMRSKWEEEKSVIEGIQKLKSDIETYKFEAQKAEREGLYDKVAELRYGKIRNAETEIENLKKKLTEKQADNPMVKEEVDAEDIAQVVSKWTGIPVSRMLKSERQKLLQIEDELHKRVVGQHEAVSAVANAVRRSRAGLQDAKRPIGSFIFLGTTGVGKSELAKALAAFLFDDENLMTRIDMSEYQERHSVSRLVGAPPGYIGYDEGGQLTEAVRRKPYSVILLDEIEKAHPDVFNILLQVLDDGRLTDNKGRTVDFKNTIVIMTSNIGSSILQNSLEASEGKGVSPEAHRQVRELLKGTISPEFLNRIDEIIIFDPLTEDEIVEVTRLQLDRVKKMLAAQGFEFNVSEGALRWLAKMGFDPIYGARPIKRAIQTHLVNKLAEMLLAGKLDKEKPILINAGDEGLEFSVN